From Candidatus Cloacimonadota bacterium, the proteins below share one genomic window:
- the rfbB gene encoding dTDP-glucose 4,6-dehydratase — protein sequence MPTYLITGGSGFIGANFIHYLFKKSDFQGKVVNVDKLTYAGNPENLTTIEQKYGGSRYFFEQQDICDELEIERIFKKYQSDVVVNFAAESHVDRSIDGPMEFINTNIFGTAILLQNALHHYRKLSDDKKKAFRFHHVSTDEVYGSLGDEGLFAETTPYDPSSPYSASKASSDHLVRAWQRTFGLPILITNCSNNYGPYQFPEKLIPLMILNCLAHKPLPVYGKGLNVRDWLYVNDHCEAIKTVIEKGEPGETYNIGGNTELKNIEIVHTICEILDEVEPSSQLKTYKELITYVADRPGHDLRYAIDASKIQKELCWTPKETFQTGIRKTIQWYLDNRQWWKNIQEKKYQQERLGVIKS from the coding sequence ATGCCAACCTACCTAATAACCGGCGGCTCCGGCTTTATCGGAGCCAACTTCATCCATTATCTTTTCAAGAAATCCGATTTCCAAGGTAAAGTCGTTAATGTCGATAAATTGACCTACGCCGGAAATCCTGAGAATCTCACTACTATCGAGCAAAAATATGGTGGTTCTCGCTATTTCTTCGAGCAGCAGGATATCTGTGACGAGCTAGAAATAGAGAGGATTTTTAAGAAATATCAATCCGATGTAGTTGTCAATTTTGCTGCTGAGTCACATGTAGATCGATCTATAGACGGTCCAATGGAGTTCATCAATACCAATATATTCGGTACTGCTATTCTGCTCCAGAATGCCTTACATCATTATAGAAAACTAAGTGATGATAAGAAAAAAGCTTTCCGGTTTCATCATGTCTCGACTGATGAAGTTTATGGCTCTCTGGGCGATGAAGGACTCTTTGCAGAAACCACACCCTATGATCCTAGTTCGCCCTATTCTGCCTCCAAAGCATCATCCGATCATCTTGTACGTGCCTGGCAGAGAACTTTCGGGTTACCTATCTTGATCACCAACTGCTCGAATAATTATGGTCCTTATCAATTCCCTGAAAAATTAATTCCTTTGATGATCCTTAACTGCCTTGCCCATAAACCTTTACCTGTTTATGGCAAGGGTCTCAATGTCCGTGATTGGCTTTATGTTAACGATCATTGTGAAGCGATCAAAACCGTCATCGAGAAAGGTGAACCGGGAGAAACTTATAACATCGGTGGCAATACTGAGCTGAAGAATATCGAGATAGTGCATACTATCTGCGAGATCCTCGATGAGGTCGAACCATCATCTCAACTCAAAACTTACAAAGAACTAATAACTTACGTAGCAGATCGCCCCGGACATGACCTCCGCTATGCTATAGATGCTTCCAAGATCCAAAAAGAACTTTGTTGGACTCCGAAAGAAACTTTCCAAACCGGCATCCGTAAGACAATCCAGTGGTATCTCGATAACCGTCAATGGTGGAAGAATATCCAGGAAAAGAAGTATCAGCAGGAGAGACTTGGAGTAATAAAAAGTTGA
- a CDS encoding four helix bundle protein, which yields MKEERTFAFEKLRVWQDSRSFVTKIYLLTKEFPKEERYGLVDQLRRAAISISSNIAEGSSRISFKDQSHFYQIAYSSLMEVLNQIIICLDLNYLTKDDYNSFRSDIESLSYQINQLRKSALSKLSQPPSTKPSQQSQQRSSQPSKPFSTE from the coding sequence ATGAAAGAAGAAAGAACATTTGCTTTTGAGAAGTTGAGGGTATGGCAAGATTCCAGATCTTTTGTAACTAAAATCTATCTTCTGACTAAAGAATTTCCTAAAGAAGAAAGATATGGGTTAGTTGATCAGTTGCGTAGAGCTGCAATTTCTATTAGTTCCAATATTGCGGAAGGCTCCTCTCGCATCTCATTTAAAGACCAATCTCACTTTTATCAAATAGCTTATTCCAGTTTAATGGAAGTTCTTAATCAAATTATAATCTGTTTAGATCTAAATTACCTAACAAAAGATGACTATAATTCTTTTAGATCAGACATTGAAAGTCTCTCATATCAGATTAACCAACTTCGCAAAAGTGCCCTATCTAAACTATCTCAACCACCCAGCACTAAACCTTCTCAACAATCTCAACAGCGAAGCTCTCAACCTTCTAAACCTTTCTCAACGGAGTAA
- a CDS encoding GNAT family N-acetyltransferase gives MLSFKPLEKDNISEWNTYVFGHKSSEVFHLAEWAFVYKDTYNYTPYYYFLLEDDRIVGVLPFIHQTGIFKNIITTPPAGILLNNVDKYKDALYSFVKDLQQKLKSSNLVLYNNYRLSTEMSVSEENVRIYKPMPSNVEDLRQSIGKKHRRNVRIATDLGLYHTVSQPADDRIDIFYQVYLRNYRDLGTPVNSINYFKKQAEYLGDYIRILIVEKDELPIGAMWLLKYKDQIISTEAATLRNFFSTRVNDYRFYQAFKYSLENGVKEYNMGRSQKDTGAYNFKKSWGNCLITDYPLYSTKKKLDIQEKRKIYSIMIKVWKNSPVSFTKLIGPIVRKNMYLE, from the coding sequence ATGCTCTCATTCAAGCCTTTAGAAAAAGACAACATATCTGAATGGAATACTTATGTCTTTGGACATAAATCTTCGGAAGTTTTCCATCTTGCAGAATGGGCTTTCGTCTATAAAGATACATATAATTACACACCTTATTATTACTTTCTACTGGAAGATGACAGAATTGTTGGTGTGCTTCCCTTCATTCATCAAACCGGGATTTTTAAAAATATCATTACCACCCCACCGGCAGGTATTCTCCTTAATAATGTAGATAAGTATAAAGATGCTCTATACTCTTTTGTTAAGGATTTACAACAAAAACTGAAGTCATCAAACCTTGTGCTGTATAATAATTACAGATTATCTACAGAAATGTCAGTATCTGAAGAGAATGTTCGTATTTATAAACCAATGCCTTCTAATGTAGAGGACTTACGCCAAAGTATTGGGAAGAAACATCGCAGAAATGTCAGGATTGCCACTGATTTAGGATTATACCATACTGTATCACAACCTGCAGATGACAGGATCGATATCTTTTATCAGGTATATTTACGTAACTACCGAGATTTAGGCACTCCGGTTAACTCAATAAATTACTTTAAAAAACAGGCTGAATATCTTGGTGATTACATCCGCATCTTGATAGTCGAAAAAGACGAACTCCCAATAGGAGCAATGTGGCTACTCAAATACAAGGATCAGATCATCAGTACTGAAGCAGCAACTCTGCGCAATTTTTTCTCTACACGGGTAAATGATTATCGGTTTTATCAAGCATTTAAGTACTCCCTTGAAAATGGGGTTAAAGAGTATAATATGGGGAGGAGCCAAAAAGATACGGGAGCTTACAATTTCAAAAAATCTTGGGGAAACTGCCTGATAACGGATTATCCTCTTTATAGTACCAAAAAGAAACTGGATATACAGGAGAAAAGAAAGATATACAGCATAATGATCAAAGTATGGAAAAACTCTCCTGTTTCGTTTACCAAACTCATTGGTCCCATAGTAAGAAAAAATATGTATCTGGAGTAA
- a CDS encoding flippase-like domain-containing protein, whose product MKRYLKIVKWFFQIVATIILLYVALQRLETDKLLQVLSEINLLLYLPIPIILIIDLFINSYRILSLYKFYGVETDIFSVFKVKFHGFFFSLIFPLFGDAYKIQSFKTLYRASYLKNSLVVFLDRLLYTFSLTLILLPVWLLSLIEVGTILQLILVTLFVIEMILLYILNQPVALNWINKFLSTINRKLQILKFAYESKDQYLRTITTNTVIAALRHSLIAIIYILIAYSVIHNLSFSIVGFAFTVFTIMISKILPVSIGGIGLREFIAVSIFPQIGVSAEHAFLIAFIMSSIMILQGLVSGLSLLSGQIFKMNKVIE is encoded by the coding sequence ATGAAAAGATACCTCAAAATAGTTAAATGGTTCTTTCAAATAGTAGCAACAATAATATTGCTTTATGTTGCGTTACAACGATTAGAAACTGATAAGCTCTTGCAGGTTCTTTCCGAAATTAACTTATTGTTATACTTACCTATACCGATCATTCTGATCATAGATCTTTTTATCAATAGCTACAGGATTCTATCATTATATAAGTTTTATGGAGTAGAAACCGATATCTTCAGCGTATTTAAGGTCAAGTTTCATGGTTTCTTTTTTTCACTGATTTTCCCCCTATTTGGAGATGCCTATAAGATCCAATCTTTTAAAACCCTCTATAGAGCGAGTTATCTAAAAAACTCGCTTGTTGTATTTTTAGACCGTCTTCTTTACACATTCTCACTAACGTTGATTCTTCTTCCTGTGTGGCTTTTAAGTCTCATAGAAGTTGGTACAATTCTTCAGCTGATCTTAGTAACTCTATTTGTTATTGAGATGATACTGCTATATATCTTAAATCAACCTGTAGCTTTGAACTGGATAAATAAATTCTTAAGCACTATAAACAGAAAACTTCAAATCCTGAAGTTTGCTTATGAATCAAAGGATCAATATTTGAGAACGATCACCACAAATACTGTTATAGCTGCTTTAAGGCATTCTCTTATTGCCATTATTTACATTTTAATTGCCTACTCAGTTATTCATAACCTCTCTTTTAGTATTGTTGGATTTGCTTTTACCGTTTTTACCATAATGATAAGTAAAATACTCCCCGTCTCTATCGGAGGTATCGGTTTACGTGAATTTATTGCTGTGTCGATCTTTCCTCAGATAGGCGTTTCAGCAGAACATGCATTCTTGATCGCCTTTATTATGTCATCGATCATGATATTACAGGGACTGGTTAGCGGTTTATCACTCCTCTCTGGACAGATCTTTAAAATGAACAAGGTTATAGAATAG